Genomic segment of Panthera leo isolate Ple1 chromosome B2, P.leo_Ple1_pat1.1, whole genome shotgun sequence:
aagaagaccaaagcaggaggcatcacaatcccagactttagcctctactacaaagctgtcatcatcaagacagcatggtattggcataaaaacagacacatagaccaatggaatagaatagaaaccccagaactagacccacaaacgtatggccaactcatctttgacaaagcaggaaagaacatccaatggaaaaaagacagtctctttaacaaatggtgctgggagaactggacagcaacatgcagaaggttgaaactagaccactttctcacaccattcacaaaaataaactcaaaatggataaaggacctgaatgtgagacaggaaaccatcaaaaccttagaggagaaagcaggaaaagacctctctgacctcagccgtagcaatctcttactcggcacatccccaaaggcaagggaattaaaagcaaaagtgaattactgggaccttatgaagataaaaagcttctgcacagcaaaggaaacaaccaacaaaactaaaaggcaaccaacggaatgggaaaagatatttgcaaatgacacatcggacaaagggctagtatccaaaatctataaagagctcatcaaactccacacccgaaaaacaaataacccagtgaaaaaatgggcagaaaacatgaatagacacttctctaaagaagacatccggatggccaacaggcacatgaaaagatgttcaacgtcgctccttatcagggaaatacaaatcaaaaccacactcagataccacctcacgccagtcagagtggccaaaatgaacaaatcaggagactatagatgctggagaggatgtggagaacaggaaccctcttgcactgttggtgggaatgcaaattggtgcagccgctctggaaagcagtgtggaggttcctcagaaaattaaaaatagacctaccctatgacccagcaatagcactgctaggaatttatccaagggatacaggagtactgatgcataggggcacctgtaccccaatgtttatagcggcactctcaacaatagccaaattatggaaagagcctaaatgtccatcaactgatgaatggataaagaaattgtggtttatatacacaatggaatactacgtggcaatgagaaaaaatgaaatatggccttttgtagcaacatggatggaactggagagtgtgatgctaagtgaaataagccatacagagaaagacagataccatatggtttcactcttatgtggatcctgagaaacataacagaaacccatgggggaggggaaggaaaaaaaaaaaaaaaaacaggttagagtgggagagagccaaagcattagagactgttaaaaactgagaacaaactgagggttgatggggggtgggagggagggcagggtgggtgatgggtattgaggagggcaccttttgggatgagcactgggtgttgtatggaaaccaatttgacagtaaatttcatatattaaaaaaaaaaaaataaaatagactttccATATTctaaacttttactttttttctctcacttcctttcCCAGTCAATTCAATTTAGTAAACATTGTGGTAAGCACTGAGGGTGGAGAGCATGGTAAGATATAGATTTTCCTTCAAGGAGTTTATACTCTAGTAATGGAGTTACTAATCCAGGGGCCTCAAACGACATACAAACCTATCCATCTTCTTTTGATGCCCAGCTCAAATTCTACTGCCTGTGAAAATCTTTCATGTATTATCCCTATCCAAAGGGATTTTCCTCTTCTGAATTCTTTCTTGTTGTATTTACTGctctgaatcatttttaaaatatttatatattttaaatgtttttaatgttcttatttatctACTTGATAAAGATATTTTTGCATGCCTTTATGGATATTGAACTTAGTAGGGACCAAGTAAATAGCTATTTGGTTAGACAGGGAAATACCACActtctttgagaaaaaataaatctacattgCTTTAATCagagttttaattaatttttacttaattgtATTTTCCCAGCAATGGTTCATAATGAacatacattttgaaaacttGTGTTTGGAAACTGAAGTTTGAGACAGAGATCTAAATAGAAGCAATCTCTGAAAGATCTTCTTCCAGATTACAAGCAAAGGAGCAGAAAATTTGTGACTAAAGAGAATGTAAGGAGTGTATCATTTTAACCTACATCATAGAAGACTGGGAGCTAGTTTTGAAGTTTATGAGTTAGAGCAAAATTAATCAAttctgtttttttagtttatgaaaTCTAGTGTTACTTTTTCTTTagtgtgatcttttttttttactgcccaTTTTCTTTCCATAACCTTCTTTTGGGTCTATGTTCTTCTTGTCCTCtttacccactttttttttatccttttttttcataGAATCTCCTTTTATATCCTCTGTCTTGTCTTCATCTTCCTCCTTGGACTTGTCCTCTGTCTTGTCTGGATCTCCCTCGTCCTTGTCCTctgtcttgttttcctcttcttccttgtcCTCATTCTCACCTTCCCTTATGTCCCCATTTCCCTTCTTGTCCCTATCCTCTGTCATGTCTTTATCTCCAATATTGCCCATGTCCTCTGTCTTGTCCTCATTTCCCTCCTTGTACTTGTCCTCTGTCTGGTCTTCATCTCTCTTGTCCCTATACTCTATCTTGTCTTCATATCCATTATTGCCCATGTCCCCTAtcttgtctccatctctctccttgtCCTCATTCTCACCTTGCTCTATGTCCTCATCTCCCTTCTTGTCCCTGTCCTCTGTCTTGTCTTCCACTCCCTCCTTGTCCTTGTCCTCTATCTTGTCCTCATATCCTTTCTTAtagttctttttgttcttttcctcttccttgtattttttctcctttaagtcTTTGTCTTCCTTCTTGTCTTCATCTCCCTTCTTGTCTTCATCCTCCTTGTCCTCATCTCCCTTCTTTTCCATGttcatcctttcttcttcttcacctTTATATTTTTCACCACCTCCTTCCATTGATTGGGccttatctatttcttttttcttattcatgtcCTTCttagtatcttttcttttgtcctttgtttctcttctctcttctttactCTGAGTTTTCTTAGGAAGCTCTTCAACTTTCACtccagttttctgtttttgtctcttttcataGGTCTTCTCAAGGCTACTTACTCCTCGCTTCTGCTGCCATTTAGGACCACTCTGGCTATTTTGTAAAGGGACTCCCTGAATTATCAAATAAATATCCTGTTTTGGGGTCATATTCCTTGCTTCTCTAGTGCCACTTTTTACTTCTGATTTTGAATCTTCTTTCAAATTACCTGAAAATATAATAGATAATATAATAAAAGTGCATAATTCATTcatatcttaatttttctctattgaCATTTTTTGCTATCAAAcacttttactttgttttaaggttgagacaataaatttgttctcccaataatataaaatttgtgAAGGATACACATACAAAGGATCAGGAAAGAGGTTCTTGGAATACAGACTTTTCAGGAATTaaaccaagaaaaggaaaaatacaacacAAAGGAATTGGAAATTCCTCAATAGAACATGACTAGAGTGTATGATTAGAGATGTatgctgaaaagaaaaactgtttctGAGaagatttatattattatataatatttatatgattCCTTAAGGAAGCTCCACCTCCCTTTGAGTGATAAAGAGAATTACTAAGCCAGCAATTTGAGAGACAATGAGGCTGGAGCTTTCCTTAGCTATCTCATATGTTTTCAGGAACTCTGCTTTAAAAGTGATTTAGAGATAGTAGCATTACTTAAGGTGGCAAAACAGCTGGTTCTTGTAGTACCTGTGTCAATAAAAGGAATATCTATTGCTGTGTGATCCATAGCAagctaaaattaatatttttatagaaaggaaaaatagagcaCGATAACTTGTTTTATTGAAGTCCAGATTCCTTTGGTTAATCATTTCATTATTAACTTAtcttttaattgattttgagTATTTGTCTATATTAAGTTTCAATGCATCTTTCCATATTTAATCTAGAGCAAATAGGACAAGTAGTTACCAAAATATGATAGATAATATAATTTAAGCAAGTAATAAGAGTTAGGAGTCTACCCAAATTGGGAATGGGTCAAGAGTTTAATGAGAGCCCATATGTTATGCATCATAGTGGTAACCCTTGGTAAGAATACCAGATATTTGTCACTGGACACACAGATTTATTCGGTTGTTTCTGCCCACCTGTGTATGTACTCTTTAATTGGCTCTTCTCTTTGGCTGTAGTCTAGGTGGATGTTTTGAGTTTGGGTGTTGCATTATCTGTATTGGGCAACCCCCATCCACATTTCCCCCACTATCTATTCTATTAGTAAAGGAAAATTAACACTTGGGGAGCTGGAACACACAGCAACTTAAAAGTTTTGGGAACCAAAGATGTAATTTATGAAACTGGACAGGTGATGTTGAGGGTAAAGAGATGAGGGAGGATATTATGAAAGACATTTTCAACAGGGCTTCCAACCTGGATGGAATGTGGGAATTTTGGAATAGGCCTGTTGTTTTGAGAAGGCTTGTTAGACTGGATTCAGGATAACAGAGCAATCATTGGAcgagtttaaaaatatttgagttctATTACTTATTATGTGGCCTTTGCCAGGCacttttaatctttttgtatttCAACTTTttcatatgtacaatggagtTAATAATACTGGCCTTGTTTACCTCATAGAGTTATGCAAGGACAATGTGAGAAAAAGCACATCAATGAGCTTTtaaaattgctaaaataataCACAACAAATATATTTGAGGTTAACAACTCACAACACAAGAAGAAATTCTGTCAAACATAATACAGTGGTCttttaacttaaaacatttcAGGGTTCTGTGTCCACAATATTGATTGGtataatcatttaaaagtttgagtaatatttcatttatataaactcATAATTTTAAGCCAATGTCCTATTGATGAATATTATTTGCaaactttattgtaaaaatgatGCGATAAGCCATCGAATACATATACCTTTgaaaagttgttctttttttttgagaaaaaaatctataaatatgttAGTCAAAGTACATgcacattttgtattttgaaacatattgtcagaaatataaatacaacCAACCCCCCCAAAACATTATGCTTTGTAAATCTTTCTAATCTTTCACAAATAGCTTCTTTAAAAagctcttatttatttgtatttctttgattaactagtatttttggatttttaaaaaaaaatttttaatgtttatttattgttgagagacagagagagacagagcatgagcatggaaggggcagagagaagagatacagaatccgaagcaggctccaggctccaagctgtcagcacagagcccgatgtgggtctcgaactcacaaaccgtaacatcatgccctgagccaaagtcggatgcttaaccgactgagccacccaggcgcccctaattttggATTTTTAGCATTCATTGTTTGATATATTTCCTGTaccttttgctttatttcttttattccccAGAGATCATTATATACTGAggctataatatttatatattatatttatcatgtaaattatattaaatattaataatgaataaatttttatacaattatatttgtattatatttgtaatattataTTAAGTTATATAACATTATTATGTTTacactatttataatttttagtatttattttgtctaTTCATGATttctaaccatttctttttttcttctttaaaaatttaatttaatttatttttttaattgacatcaaagttaattagcatatagtgcaacaatgatttcaggagtagattccttaatgcctcctacccacttagcccatcccccctcccacaacccctccagcaacctctgtttgttctctatatttaagagtctcatatgtttttgctcccctccctgtttttatattatttttgcttcccttatcttatgttcatatgttttgtatcttaaagtcctcataagagtgaagtcatatgatacttgtctttctctgactggttaatttcacttagcataataccctctagttcaatccatgtagttgcaaatggcaagatttcattctttctgattgctgagtaatactccattgtttatatataccacatcttctttatccattcatctgttgatgggcatttggggtctttctataatttggctatttttgatagtgctgctataaacagcagttggggtgcgtgtgcccctttgaaacagcacacctgtaccccttggataaataccaagtagtgcaattgaagggtcatagggtagttctttttttaatttttggaggaactttcatactgttttccagagtggctgcaccagtttgcattcccaccagcagtgcaaaagagatcctctttctctgcatccttgccaacatgttgttgcctaagttaatgttagccattccgacaggtgtgaggtgatatctcatggtggtttgatttgtatttccctgatgttgagtgatgttaCGTGTTTTTTCACGTGttggttggtcatctggatgtcttctttggagaagaagacatctattcatgtcttttgcccatttcttcactggattgtttggtttttgggtgttgagttttataagttctttataaatttcagatactaaccctttatctgacatgtcatttgcaaatatcttctcccattctgtcggttgccttttagttttgctgattgtttcccttgctgttcagaagctttttatcttgatgaggtcccagtagctcatttttgtttttgtttccctgcctccagaaacgtgttgagtaagaaattgctgtggccaaggtcaaagaggtttttgcctgctttctccttgaggattttgatggtttcctgtcacgttcaggtctttcatccattttgagtttatttttgtatatggtccaggaaagtggtccaggttcatttttctgcatgtcactgtccagttttcccaggaaaacttactgaagagactgtctttattccattggatattcttttctgctttgtcaaagattagttggtcatacgtttgtgggtccatttatgggctctctattctgttccattgatctgagtgtctattcctgtgccagtaccatactgtcttgatgcttacagctttgtaacagcttgaagtctgggattgtgatgcctccagctttggttttctttttcaagatcgctttggctattcggggtcttttctgcttccatacacattttaggattatttgttctagctctgtgaagaatgctggtgttattttgatagggattgcattgaatatgtagattgctttgggtactattgacattgtaacaatatttgtccttcttatccaggagcatggaatctttttccaattttttgtgtcttcttcaatttctttcataagatttctatagttttcagtgtatagatttttcacctctttggttagatttattcctaggtagttcatgttttttgtgcaactgtaaatgggatggattccttgatttctctttctgtcacttcattgatggtgtataggaatgcaaccaatttctgtgcattgattttatatcctgcaactttgctgaatttatgaatcaattctagcagttttttgatggaatcttttgggttttccatatagagtatcatgtcatctgagaagagtgaaagtttgacctccccctggccaatttgaatgccttttatttctttgtgttgtctcattgcagaggctaaggcttccaatactatgttgaataacagtggcgagagtggacatccctgtcttgttcctgaccttaggggaaaagctctcagtttttccccactgaggatgatattagtgttgaatctttcatatatggcttttatgatctcgaggtatgatccttctatccctactttcttgaggggttttatcaagaaagtattttttcatatgctttctctgcatccattgagaggatcatgtggctcttttcctttcttttattgatgtgatgaatcacagtaattgttttgcagatattgaaccagtgCTGCATCCtaggtgtaaatcccacttggtcatggtgaataatttttttaatgtattgttggatccagttggttaatatcttgttgaggatttttgcatccatgttcatcagggaaattggtcgttagttctcctttttagtggggtctctggttttggaatcaaggtaatggtggcttcatagaaagagtttggaagttttccttccatttctatttttttggaacagtttcaagacaACAAGTgttagctcttctttttttaaaatattttttaatgtttatttttgacagagagagacagagcatgagcaggggaggggcaaagagagagggagacagaatccaaagcaggctccaggctctgagctgtcagcacagagcccaacgcgggactcaaactcacagaccatgagatcatgacctaagctgaagtcagacgctcaaccgactgagccacccaggagccccaactcttctttaaatgtttggtagaattcccctggagtgccatctggccctggacttttttttggaaacaattttgattactaattcaatttctttcctggttatgggtctgttcaaattttctatttcttcctgtttcagttttggtagtgtaaatgtttctaggaatttgtccatttcttccatattgcccattttattggcatatagttgctcataatattcttttattattgtttttatttctgctgtgttggttgtgatctctcctctatcattcttgattttatttatttgggttctttcctttttctttttgatcaaactggctagtggtttaccaattttgttaattctttcaaagaaccaccttctggtttcactgatctgttctactgtttcttgttttttttgttttgatagcttatttctgctataatctatattatttcctgccttctgcttgttttggcttttatttgctgttctttttccagctcttcaaGGTGTatggttaggttgtgtatctgagacctttctttcttttttacgaaggcctggattgctatatacttccctcctatgaccacctttgctgagTCCCAGAGGTTTTTGGCTGTGaagttatcattttcattggcttccatatacgttttaatttcctctttaacttcttggttagcccattccttctttagtaggatgttctttagtctccaagtatttgctatgtttccaaattttcttgtggttgattttgagtttcatagtgttgtggtctgagaatatgcatggtatgatcttgatatttttgtacttgttgaagtcTGCTTTGTgttccagtatgtgatctattctggagaatgttccctgtgcactggagaagaatgtatattccacaactttaggatgaaatgttctgaatatatctgtgaagtccatctggtccagtgtgtccttcaaagccattgtttcctttgttgattttttgtttagatgacctgtccattgctgtaagtgggtgttgaagtcccctactattatggtattattatcaatgagtttatgtttgtgattaattgacttatgtatttgggtgctttcttatttggagcataaatgtttacaattgttaagtcTTGTTGGTGGTTAGACCcattaattatgatgtaatgcccttcttcatctcttgttacagtctttattttgaagtctagattgtctgatataagtatggctactctggctttcttttgttgaccattagcatgatagatggttctccatccccttactttcaatctgaaggtgtctttaggtctaaagtgtgtctcttgtaaacagcatatagatggatcttgttttcttatcctttcagttaccctatgtcttttgattggagcattgagtccattggcATTTAGACTGAGTACTGAAAGCcatgagtttattgccattatgtttgttgtacagttggagtttctggtggtgttctctggtcctttctagtctttgttgctcttggtcttttttttttcttcatcttttctcccctcagagagtacCCCTTAAAATATCTTGCAAGGAGGGTTTAGTAGTCAcgaattcctttaatttttgtttgtctgagaaactttttttatctctcctattttgaatgacaaccttgctggctAAAGAATTCTTGTCTACATAGTTTTCTGAtgcagcacattgaatatatcctgccactcctttctgacctgccaagtttcagtagataggtctgctgctaacctgatctctcttcccttataggttaagggcttttttcccttgctgctttcatgattctttccttgcctgagtattttgtgaatttgactataatatgccttgttgatggtcggttttgttgaatcttatgggagtcactgtgcttcctggattttcccaggttaggaaagttttccactatgatttgctcacataactcttctaccactttttctctgttttcattttctgggacCCCTTTAAGTctaatgttcctttttaatgagccaCTGAGTTCTcgaattcttaaattgtgctcttttgccttagtctcccttttttttctgcttcattattctccataagtttgccctctatattgctgattcactgttctgcctcatccatccttgctgccgtgaCATCCATTCGAgcttgcagctcagttatagcattttttatttcatcctgactagttttcaCTTCTATCtctgcagagagggattctaatctattttcgactcccaCTGGTATTCTTATTATGGTGATTCTAAAATTCTGGTTTGGACATCTCACTTGTATCTGTGTTTATTAAGTCCATGgctgtttctttctgctctttcttttggggtgaatttcttcatttcatcattttgaagggagaaaaggaattgatgagaaaaaaattaaaattaaaaaattaaaaacaacacacacacacatacaaatcaaataaatgatggtagattctaggtgtgttttggtggttactgaaaggagcttgatagattagggaaaaaagggaaaaggaaataggaaaacatttgaaaatttgagaaaatgaatacaatgaagtggaataaaatgaaatgatggaagtaaaatagaatttgaaaaaattacaaatggaaaatcacaacacacatctagCACCAAGCTTCACCTTTAATGaacttgttccagcaccagcaaacatggttgttctctggggtcacCTGGGACTGGGTGGCCTCACaacctctaccaaatgtctttcCAGCACTGGAACTTCTTCTCCCCATATAGCCTGAGAACTTTCTGGACcctactctgctcctggggattcgcccttcccaccagaacactgccaggtattgagttGCAGAGTTTCAGATGCTGTTCTCCCCCTGTTTATAGGGTCttgatggaatttaaaccctcccctttctccctttttagttcagtccctgtggctgtttccacatttccacttttctttccagctgcttttcgGGTGGTGCTTTCCCCAAATTCTCCCCctatctccttcctctctccgcAAGCAAAAACAATTCCCTGCTCTCCGCAGCTtgtctctcccccagttcacctctttgcactgcatacctgctgagttctgtggttcaggttgtgcagattgttgtgttaatcctcaaatcagttttctaggtgtgcaggatggtttagtgttgatctggctgtatttcatggatgtgagatgcaaaaaaaaaattcattgctattctgccatcttggctcctccctggTTTCTAACAATTCCTTAAGTGGATTATTcactttttgggtgttgagtttgctaagttttttatagagtttggatactaaccctttagtagatatgtcatttacaaatatactctcccattctgtaagctgccttttagttttggtgattgttttcttctctgtgagaatctttttattttggtgaagtcccaatagttgGTTTTTGCTTTATTCCCTTGCCTCTGACTACGtgtctggtaagaagttgctacagctgaggtcaaagtggttgctgcctgtgttatcctctaagattttgatagtttcctatctcacatttaggtcttccatccattttgaatttatttttatatattgtgtaagaaagtggtacagtttaATTCTTCTCTATGTTGTTGACCAgatttcccaaaaccatttgttgaatagactcttttttccattggatattctttcatgttttgtcaaagattagttaaccatatagctgtgggcccatttctgggttctttattctgtttcattgatctatgtgtctgtttttgtgtgagtactatactgtcttaatgattatagCTTTATACTATAGATTGAAATCCAGAATtatgatgcttccagttttgtttttatttttctggattgctttggctattcagggtcttttgtgtttccatacaaattttaggattgtttgttctagctctgtgaaa
This window contains:
- the TSBP1 gene encoding testis-expressed basic protein 1 isoform X28; the encoded protein is MAVLEITLAVILTLLGLVILAILLTRWTRRKQNEIDVSRYSSEQSAGLLDYEDGRDFPSQRSKRGRGFRHLYSTESDTSYDDREGSKGDYTLSQSSIALVQGSMSNTKAFKATSEPLSGSAAPITGAIGPIMQFTAPIPGGTGPIKLSQKTIVQTPGPIVQYTGPNVETSEMTTTESSLESTPHTNKGAVPPALTGPPPSVHSGLPLAPIMISQRTSTRPEKSKIIGPVSAVDSSGKITLTPMVKTPESSETISGQTVKTKEPLIKTCSTYSRKYSATTGNIESILKKNAPPTGMTSPSPAKSAPLLSRAVPLPRTIENISKPASSIRFAEPIGSTPVPTSNLKEDSKSEVKSGTREARNMTPKQDIYLIIQGVPLQNSQSGPKWQQKRGVSSLEKTYEKRQKQKTGVKVEELPKKTQSKEERRETKDKRKDTKKDMNKKKEIDKAQSMEGGGEKYKGEEEERMNMEKKGDEDKEDEDKKGDEDKKEDKDLKEKKYKEEEKNKKNYKKGYEDKIEDKDKEGVEDKTEDRDKKGDEDIEQGENEDKERDGDKIGDMGNNGYEDKIEYRDKRDEDQTEDKYKEGNEDKTEDMGNIGDKDMTEDRDKKGNGDIREGENEDKEEEENKTEDKDEGDPDKTEDKSKEEDEDKTEDIKGDSMKKKDKKKVGKEDKKNIDPKEGYGKKMGSKKKRSH
- the TSBP1 gene encoding testis-expressed basic protein 1 isoform X24, whose amino-acid sequence is MAVLEITLAVILTLLGLVILAILLTRWTRRKQNEIDVSRYSSEQSAGLLDYEDGRDFPSQRSKRGRGFRHLYSTESDTSYDDREGSKGDYTLSQSSIALVQGSMSNTKAFKATSEPLSGSAAPITGAIGPIMQFTAPIPGGTGPIKLSQKTIVQTPGPIVQYTGPNVETSEMTTTESSLESTPHTNKGAVPPALTGPPPSVHSGLPLAPIMISQRTSTRPEKSKIIGPVSAVDSSGKITLTPMVKTPESSETISGQTVKTKEPLIKTCSTYSRKYSATTGNIESILKKNAPPTGMTSPSPGKVVKSTAKSAPLLSRAVPLPRTIENISKPASSIRFAEPIGSTPVPTSNLKEDSKSEVKSGTREARNMTPKQDIYLIIQGVPLQNSQSGPKWQQKRGVSSLEKTYEKRQKQKTGVKVEELPKKTQSKEERRETKDKRKDTKKDMNKKKEIDKAQSMEGGGEKYKGEEEERMNMEKKGDEDKEDEDKKGDEDKKEDKDLKEKKYKEEEKNKKNYKKGYEDKIEDKDKEGVEDKTEDRDKKGDEDIEQGENEDKERDGDKIGDMGNNGYEDKIEYRDKRDEDQTEDKYKEGNEDKTEDMGNIGDKDMTEDRDKKGNGDIREGENEDKEEEENKTEDKDEGDPDKTEDKSKEEDEDKTEDIKGDSMKKKDKKKVGKEDKKNIDPKEGYGKKMGSKKKRSH
- the TSBP1 gene encoding testis-expressed basic protein 1 isoform X27; amino-acid sequence: MAVLEITLAVILTLLGLVILAILLTRWTRRKQNEIDVSRYSSEQSAGLLDYEDGRDFPSQRSKRGRGFRHLYSTESDTSYDDREGSKGDYTLSQSSIALVQGSMSNTKAFKATSEPLSGSAAPITGAIGPIMQFTAPIPGGTGPIKLSQKTIVQTPGPIVQYTGPNVETSEMTTTESSLESTPHTNKGAVPPALTGPPPSVHSGLPLAPIMISQRTSTRPEKSKIIGPVSAVDSSGKITLTPMVKTPESSETISGQTVKTKEPLIKTCSTYSRKYSATTGNIESILKKNAPPTGMTSPSPGKVVKSTAKSAPLLSRAVPLPRTIENISKPASSIRSTPVPTSNLKEDSKSEVKSGTREARNMTPKQDIYLIIQGVPLQNSQSGPKWQQKRGVSSLEKTYEKRQKQKTGVKVEELPKKTQSKEERRETKDKRKDTKKDMNKKKEIDKAQSMEGGGEKYKGEEEERMNMEKKGDEDKEDEDKKGDEDKKEDKDLKEKKYKEEEKNKKNYKKGYEDKIEDKDKEGVEDKTEDRDKKGDEDIEQGENEDKERDGDKIGDMGNNGYEDKIEYRDKRDEDQTEDKYKEGNEDKTEDMGNIGDKDMTEDRDKKGNGDIREGENEDKEEEENKTEDKDEGDPDKTEDKSKEEDEDKTEDIKGDSMKKKDKKKVGKEDKKNIDPKEGYGKKMGSKKKRSH